A region from the Oceanivirga salmonicida genome encodes:
- a CDS encoding SDR family oxidoreductase: MLKDKVVVITGAGGVICSEIAKNLARKGAKIALLDINLTEAQKYADEIINENNIAKAYECNVLDIESIKNSHDKILRDLGKCDILINGAGGNSPKATTNNEYYESDMLEEMKTFFDLEKNGIEFVFNLNIMGTILPTQIFTKDMIGKKECNIINITSMSAYNPLTKIPAYSSAKAAVSNFTKWVAVHFSHVDIRCNAIAPGFLRTHQNEKLLFNDDGTFTSRSKKILKSTPMGRFVNTNEINGAIEFLADYEKSSAITGIIIPIDCGFSAYSGV, from the coding sequence ATGTTAAAGGATAAGGTAGTAGTTATAACAGGAGCAGGTGGAGTAATTTGTTCGGAAATCGCTAAAAATTTGGCTAGAAAAGGGGCAAAAATCGCATTGTTAGATATTAATTTAACAGAAGCACAAAAATATGCTGATGAAATAATAAATGAGAATAATATTGCCAAAGCATATGAATGTAATGTTTTAGATATAGAAAGTATAAAAAATTCTCATGATAAAATTTTGAGAGATTTAGGAAAATGTGATATTTTGATAAATGGAGCAGGTGGAAATTCACCAAAAGCAACAACAAATAATGAATATTATGAAAGTGATATGCTTGAAGAAATGAAAACATTTTTTGATTTAGAAAAAAATGGTATAGAATTTGTATTTAATTTAAATATTATGGGAACTATTTTACCTACTCAAATATTTACAAAAGATATGATAGGAAAAAAAGAATGTAATATTATAAATATTACAAGCATGAGTGCATATAATCCACTTACAAAAATACCTGCATATTCAAGTGCTAAAGCAGCAGTAAGTAATTTTACAAAATGGGTAGCTGTTCATTTTTCACACGTAGATATAAGATGTAATGCTATTGCTCCTGGATTTTTGAGAACACATCAAAATGAAAAATTATTATTTAATGATGATGGTACTTTTACAAGTAGAAGTAAAAAAATATTAAAATCTACTCCAATGGGCAGATTTGTAAATACAAATGAAATAAATGGGGCAATAGAATTTTTAGCAGATTATGAAAAATCTTCAGCAATAACAGGTATAATTATACCTATTGATTGTGGATTTAGTGCATATTCGGGGGTATGA